The following is a genomic window from Bacteroidota bacterium.
AATGTCCCGGTTTTGTGAATAATCTCTCTGCTTTTTGAAGCGCCGGGAGATTTTTGCTTCAAAAATCATAAATCTGTGACACAGGTACTTTGCCTTGTTAATATCTCAGATTATTTTGTTAATATCCTCTTGTTTTCGTTTTCTTAGCGTGTATTATTTTCATCCTATTTATAGGCATATCATTTAAAAATACTTGTTAATACTGACTTACAGACGGTTTAACATATCTGTTGATCGGATTTGAGTCGGGCAAAAATTATGTCCGTCAGTACCCGAAAATTATATGCTAAAACACTCCAAAGCACTTTAGACTGGAAATGAATCCAGCCTTTCCAATTGCATGTACGTATATTAAAGCCTCGTTTAATATTTGAGATGATGGCCTCCATGGCGCTTCGCCATTTTTTAAGCCGTGTTTCCATGTTTAAGCTACTGACAATATTCTGCATTCTACCAACAACCTTATTAAACACGATATTAGCAATGCCTGCCTTTTTTGCACTTTCCAGGTTGATTAAACTGGCATATCCTCCATCGGTAGCGCTGTCGCGAGGTATTATCCCATAGTTTTGGATGATATTGTCAATAGTTGGTTGAAACAATAATTTATCGGATGGGTTACCCCGCAAAATCTGACAATCCAGCACAAGATTGCTCTTCCCTGCGGCCAGATTTATTTTGTGACCAAAAAGTGCTTCCCGCTGACCTTTCACAATAATATCGGTGTGTTGCTCATAAATCGAAAATAATTTTTCTTCATTGGGAACTTTTTCACCTTCGATTTCCTTGCGATAGGTTACGTCATATACCTGTTGCATCAAGCTAAGTAACTTAGTCAGTTCTTGCTGTATGACAAAAGCGATAATACTCGTGGACTTTTTTTTTATCGCATTGGAGCTTTGATTGATCACCTTAGTGAAAAGAATTAATTGTTTATGAAAAAGAGGGAGCCGATCTGCTTCCTTACGTTTGACATTAATTTCATAAAAGGTTTTCTTTGCTGATTTTGTATAATTTATAAAATCAAGCGTATCAATTTCTTGCTTCAATTGTTCCAATAATCGGGTACTTGTTTTTACACAATCCCATACCAAGGAGTTATTGGTAGGGTAATGAATATTGGTTTTAACAACGGTCGAATCCTGAGAAATACTTTTCACATCTTCCAAGCCCTCACTAATGGCAATTCTATTAACTTCCACGAGCAGTCGATGCAAAGAGTCCGGTTTAATCCGGGAAATATATTTTTGAAACATCTGAAAACTGAATGGATCGCGACCATCTAATTTTAA
Proteins encoded in this region:
- a CDS encoding ISNCY family transposase, translated to MKIFNDLLLKFETPDWSANPEYCVIDIILESRPDLILMLRKDIIGDEKASTFGRQDTPSVEQIVRAAIFKEMRGMEYRELEYAQNDSRICEAFLKLDGRDPFSFQMFQKYISRIKPDSLHRLLVEVNRIAISEGLEDVKSISQDSTVVKTNIHYPTNNSLVWDCVKTSTRLLEQLKQEIDTLDFINYTKSAKKTFYEINVKRKEADRLPLFHKQLILFTKVINQSSNAIKKKSTSIIAFVIQQELTKLLSLMQQVYDVTYRKEIEGEKVPNEEKLFSIYEQHTDIIVKGQREALFGHKINLAAGKSNLVLDCQILRGNPSDKLLFQPTIDNIIQNYGIIPRDSATDGGYASLINLESAKKAGIANIVFNKVVGRMQNIVSSLNMETRLKKWRSAMEAIISNIKRGFNIRTCNWKGWIHFQSKVLWSVLAYNFRVLTDIIFARLKSDQQIC